A region from the Citrobacter telavivensis genome encodes:
- a CDS encoding DNA utilization protein HofN, whose translation MQSPVNFLPWRQQRRSACLRLWGGLFSASAAIVLALMLSGYAVRSMSGRVNVVLLRAEQQLAAALATVKPRLEARQRQAQQAIQRDRLREQTRRWQSALENLALSIPAQAWLTNMDYQQSTLTLSGKALTFSALSALETALRDLPLFEINHTGATQRDAQGYWQFQYRLKWREAHDRPL comes from the coding sequence ATGCAATCCCCTGTCAATTTTTTGCCCTGGCGACAACAGCGGCGTAGTGCCTGTCTGCGTTTGTGGGGCGGGCTGTTCAGTGCATCAGCAGCGATTGTGTTGGCGTTAATGCTGAGCGGATACGCCGTTCGCAGCATGAGTGGGCGAGTGAATGTGGTCTTACTGCGGGCAGAGCAGCAGCTTGCAGCCGCTCTGGCGACAGTGAAACCCCGACTGGAGGCGCGTCAACGTCAGGCGCAGCAGGCCATTCAACGAGACAGATTGCGGGAGCAGACCCGTCGCTGGCAGTCGGCGCTGGAAAACCTTGCGTTGAGCATACCCGCGCAGGCCTGGCTGACCAACATGGACTACCAGCAAAGCACGCTGACGCTCAGCGGAAAAGCACTGACCTTTTCTGCGCTTAGCGCGCTGGAAACCGCTCTGCGCGACTTGCCGTTGTTTGAGATAAACCACACCGGCGCCACCCAGCGTGATGCGCAGGGATACTGGCAGTTTCAGTACCGGCTGAAATGGAGAGAAGCGCATGATCGTCCTCTTTGA
- a CDS encoding DNA utilization protein HofM: MAFRFWQVGLHIQPHEALAVAVVRGASGWYLQRWWRLPLAQQTINDGHFHDAEQLVAVLQPWSRELPQRHHIHLSFPAGRTRQKRFPRPSMSLREREQTAWLTGSMARELDMESAALRFDYSEDALVPAYTVTAAQDKEISGLLTLAKTLGVNVTAITPDACALQRLLPFLSPEQSCLAWRDDTQWLWATRDAWGRKSLTEISHICDLAAALSLQPEEVALCAKEGFDPWQAVSIRQPPVPVEGHAFAVALGLALGGMR, encoded by the coding sequence ATGGCTTTCAGATTCTGGCAAGTCGGCCTGCACATTCAGCCACATGAAGCCCTGGCGGTTGCCGTCGTTCGCGGCGCGTCGGGCTGGTATCTACAGCGCTGGTGGCGTCTGCCGCTGGCGCAACAGACGATCAACGACGGACATTTTCACGACGCCGAACAGCTTGTGGCGGTGTTACAACCGTGGAGTCGCGAACTGCCGCAGCGCCATCATATTCACCTCTCTTTTCCCGCAGGTCGGACGCGGCAAAAGCGTTTTCCCCGTCCGTCAATGTCACTTCGCGAGCGCGAACAAACCGCCTGGCTGACAGGGTCGATGGCGCGTGAACTGGATATGGAATCGGCTGCACTGCGATTTGATTATAGTGAAGATGCGCTCGTCCCGGCCTATACGGTCACCGCCGCTCAGGACAAAGAGATTTCAGGCTTGTTGACGCTGGCGAAAACGCTCGGCGTGAATGTCACCGCGATCACGCCGGATGCCTGCGCATTGCAGCGTCTGCTACCTTTTCTTTCCCCGGAACAGTCCTGCCTGGCATGGCGTGATGACACGCAGTGGTTGTGGGCGACGCGCGACGCCTGGGGACGAAAATCGCTGACAGAAATAAGCCATATTTGCGACCTGGCCGCTGCGCTTTCCCTCCAGCCCGAAGAGGTGGCGCTCTGCGCAAAAGAGGGATTTGACCCCTGGCAGGCGGTTTCAATCCGTCAACCTCCCGTGCCCGTGGAAGGTCATGCTTTCGCCGTCGCGCTGGGGCTGGCGTTAGGGGGAATGCGCTGA
- the mrcA gene encoding peptidoglycan glycosyltransferase/peptidoglycan DD-transpeptidase MrcA: protein MKLNGKSPVKFVKYLLILAVCCILLGAGSIYGLYRYIEPQLPDVATLKDVRLQIPMQVYSADGELIAQYGEKRRIPVTLSQIPPEMVKAFIATEDSRFYEHHGVDPVGIFRAASVALFSGHASQGASTITQQLARNFFLSPERTLMRKIKEVFLAIRIEQLLSKDEILELYLNKIYLGYRAYGVGAAAQVYFGKSVDQLDLSEIAVIAGLPKAPSTFNPLYSMDRATARRNVVLSRMLSEGYITQAQYDQARNEPIDANYHAPEIAFSAPYLSEMVRQEMYSRYGENAYEDGYRIYTTITRKVQQAAQQAVRNNVLDYDMRHGYRGPANVLWKVGETAWDSKKITDTLKALPTYGPLLPAVITSANPQEATATLADGTSVSLRMDGIRWARPYRSDTQQGPTPRKVTDAVQTGQQIWVRKMGEAWWLAQVPDVNSALVSINPKNGAVLALVGGFDFNQSKFNRATQALRQVGSNIKPFLYTAAMDKGLTLASMLNDVPISRWDAGAGSDWRPKNSPPQYAGPIRLRQGLGESKNVVMVRAMRAMGVDYAAEYLQRFGFPAQNIVHTESLALGSASFTPLQVARGYAVMSNGGFLVDPYFISKIETDQNGVIFEAKPKIACPECDIPVIYGDTQKSNVLENSNVEDVAISGEQQNAAVPMPKLEQANQALVAQTGAQEYAPHVINTPLAFLIKSALNTNIFGEPGWMGTGWRAGRDLNRHDIGGKTGTTNSSKDAWFSGYGPGVVTSVWIGFDDHRRDLGRTTASGAIKDQISGYEGGAKSAQPAWDAYMKAVLEGVPEEPLTPPPGIVTVNIDRSTGQLANGGNSRAEYFIEGTQPTQQAVHEVGTTITDGGETHELF from the coding sequence ATGAAACTAAATGGGAAATCTCCGGTGAAGTTCGTAAAGTATTTATTGATCCTTGCAGTATGTTGCATCCTGCTGGGAGCAGGCTCGATTTATGGCCTCTATCGCTATATTGAGCCACAGTTACCTGACGTCGCGACGCTTAAAGATGTGCGTTTGCAGATCCCGATGCAGGTTTACAGCGCAGATGGCGAGCTCATCGCGCAATATGGTGAGAAACGTCGTATTCCGGTGACGCTCAGTCAGATCCCGCCGGAAATGGTCAAAGCCTTTATCGCCACAGAAGACAGTCGCTTCTATGAGCACCACGGCGTTGACCCGGTGGGGATTTTCCGTGCGGCCAGCGTCGCGCTGTTCTCCGGCCACGCCTCTCAGGGGGCGAGTACCATCACCCAGCAGCTTGCGAGAAACTTCTTCCTTAGCCCCGAACGCACGCTGATGCGTAAGATTAAGGAAGTGTTCCTGGCAATCCGCATTGAGCAACTGCTGAGCAAAGATGAGATCCTCGAACTCTATCTGAACAAGATCTATCTCGGTTACCGCGCCTATGGCGTCGGTGCGGCGGCGCAGGTCTATTTCGGTAAATCCGTCGACCAGCTTGATCTGAGTGAAATCGCCGTGATTGCCGGTCTGCCGAAAGCGCCTTCCACCTTTAACCCGCTCTATTCGATGGACCGCGCGACCGCGCGCCGCAACGTGGTGCTATCGCGTATGCTGAGCGAAGGGTACATCACCCAGGCGCAGTACGATCAGGCACGTAATGAGCCGATCGACGCCAACTATCATGCGCCAGAAATCGCCTTCTCCGCCCCGTATCTGTCAGAAATGGTGCGTCAGGAGATGTACAGCCGTTACGGCGAAAACGCCTATGAAGACGGTTATCGCATTTACACCACCATTACCCGCAAGGTACAGCAGGCTGCGCAACAGGCGGTACGCAATAACGTACTGGACTACGACATGCGCCACGGCTATCGCGGCCCGGCCAACGTACTGTGGAAAGTAGGTGAAACCGCGTGGGACAGTAAGAAAATCACCGACACGCTGAAAGCGTTGCCAACCTACGGGCCGCTGCTGCCTGCGGTGATCACCAGTGCAAACCCGCAGGAAGCGACGGCGACTCTGGCAGATGGCACCTCGGTCTCTCTGCGGATGGATGGCATTCGTTGGGCGCGTCCTTATCGCTCAGATACCCAGCAGGGGCCGACGCCACGTAAAGTAACCGACGCGGTGCAGACTGGTCAGCAGATCTGGGTGCGGAAGATGGGCGAAGCCTGGTGGCTGGCGCAGGTTCCGGATGTGAACTCCGCGCTGGTCTCTATCAATCCGAAAAACGGGGCCGTGCTGGCGCTGGTCGGTGGCTTTGACTTTAACCAGAGCAAGTTCAACCGAGCCACCCAGGCACTGCGTCAGGTCGGCTCTAACATTAAGCCGTTCCTCTACACCGCCGCGATGGATAAAGGTCTGACGCTGGCGAGCATGTTGAACGACGTGCCTATCTCCCGCTGGGATGCTGGTGCCGGTTCCGACTGGCGTCCGAAGAACTCACCACCGCAGTACGCAGGCCCGATTCGTTTACGTCAGGGGCTGGGTGAATCGAAAAACGTGGTGATGGTACGCGCCATGCGAGCAATGGGCGTGGACTACGCGGCGGAATATCTGCAACGGTTCGGCTTCCCGGCACAAAACATTGTACATACCGAATCCCTGGCGCTGGGCTCTGCATCCTTTACCCCGCTGCAGGTGGCGCGCGGTTATGCGGTGATGTCGAACGGCGGCTTCCTGGTCGACCCGTATTTCATCAGCAAGATTGAAACGGACCAGAACGGTGTGATTTTCGAAGCGAAGCCGAAAATTGCTTGTCCGGAATGCGATATTCCGGTGATTTACGGTGATACGCAGAAATCCAACGTGCTGGAAAACAGCAATGTGGAAGATGTCGCTATCTCTGGTGAACAGCAAAACGCCGCCGTGCCAATGCCCAAGCTGGAGCAGGCAAATCAGGCGTTAGTGGCGCAGACCGGGGCGCAAGAGTATGCGCCGCATGTGATCAACACGCCGCTGGCCTTCCTGATTAAGAGTGCGTTGAACACCAACATCTTCGGCGAACCAGGCTGGATGGGCACCGGTTGGCGTGCGGGCCGCGATCTGAATCGCCACGATATCGGCGGTAAAACCGGGACGACCAACAGCTCGAAAGACGCCTGGTTCTCCGGCTACGGCCCGGGGGTGGTCACCTCCGTGTGGATTGGATTTGACGACCACCGCCGTGATCTGGGACGCACCACCGCCTCTGGCGCGATCAAAGATCAGATCTCCGGTTACGAAGGTGGCGCGAAGAGTGCGCAACCCGCATGGGATGCCTACATGAAAGCGGTGCTGGAAGGGGTTCCTGAAGAGCCGCTGACGCCACCACCAGGTATCGTCACGGTCAATATCGATCGCAGTACCGGGCAACTGGCGAACGGCGGTAACAGCCGTGCAGAATATTTCATCGAAGGCACGCAGCCGACACAGCAGGCGGTGCATGAGGTGGGGACGACCATCACTGACGGTGGTGAGACACACGAGTTGTTCTAA
- the nudE gene encoding ADP compounds hydrolase NudE: MSKSLQKPTILNVETVAQSRLFSVESVDLEFSNGVRRVYERMRPSTREAVMIVPIVDDHMILIREYAVGTESYELGFSKGLIDPGESVFEAANRELKEEVGFGANDLTFLKKLSMAPSYFSSKMNIVVAEDLYPESLEGDEPEPLPQVRWPLAHLMDLLEDPDFTEARNVSALFLVREWLKGQGRL, from the coding sequence ATGAGCAAATCATTACAAAAACCCACCATTCTGAACGTCGAAACGGTTGCGCAGTCGCGGCTATTTAGCGTTGAAAGCGTGGACCTCGAATTCAGCAACGGTGTGCGTCGCGTTTATGAACGAATGCGTCCTTCTACCCGTGAAGCAGTAATGATTGTCCCGATTGTAGACGATCATATGATCCTGATTCGTGAATACGCAGTGGGGACGGAGTCCTATGAGCTGGGCTTTTCCAAAGGGTTGATTGACCCCGGTGAAAGCGTGTTTGAAGCGGCGAACCGGGAACTGAAAGAGGAGGTCGGTTTTGGGGCAAACGATCTGACCTTTTTGAAAAAACTCAGCATGGCGCCATCTTACTTCTCCAGCAAGATGAACATCGTGGTGGCGGAAGACCTTTATCCCGAGTCGCTGGAAGGCGATGAGCCAGAGCCGCTGCCACAGGTGCGCTGGCCGCTGGCGCATCTGATGGATCTGTTGGAAGACCCCGATTTCACCGAAGCGCGAAACGTGAGCGCATTGTTCCTCGTGCGCGAATGGTTGAAAGGGCAGGGGCGGTTGTAG
- the igaA gene encoding intracellular growth attenuator protein IgaA, which produces MSTILIFLAALLACALLAWWRLNVRARRRKLPWTNAFSEAATRKLTPEERSAVENYLDSLSQIQRVPGPTGASAAPVSLTLNAESNSVIILTHSITRYGITTDDPNKWRYYLDSVEVHLPPFWEQYINDENNVELIHTDTLPLVISLNGHSLQEYMQEARGYALQPTTSTQASIRGEESEQIELLNIRQETHEEYALSRPAGFREALLIVAAFLLFFFCLVTPDVFVPWMVGGAVLLLAAGLWGLFAPPSKTALREIHCLRGTPRRWGLFGENDQEQINNISLGIIDLVYPTHWQPYIAQDLGQQTDIDIYLDRHVVRQGRFLSLHDEVRNFPLQHWVRSTIIAGGSLLVLVMLLFWIPLDMPIKFTLSWMKGAQTIEATSVKQLEQSGVRVGDTLNLRGTGMCNIHAQGTWSAQTNSPFMPFDCSQIIWNDAPALPLPESDLVNKATALSQAVNRQLHPKPEDDSRVSAALRSAIQKSGMVLLDDFGDIVLKTADLCAAEDECVRLKNALVNLGNSKDWSALVKRANAGKLDGVNVLLRPVSAESLDNLVTTSTAPFITRETARAAQSLNSPAPGGFLIVSDEGSDLVDQPWPTVSLYDYPAQEQWSAFQRLAQMLMNTPFSAEGIVTNIYTDANGTQHIGLHRIPDRSGLWRYLGTTLLMLTMLACALYNGVQAFRRYQRHRTRLMEIQQYYESCLNPKLISSPESLI; this is translated from the coding sequence ATGAGCACCATTCTGATTTTTTTAGCGGCGTTGCTGGCCTGCGCATTGCTGGCCTGGTGGCGACTTAACGTCCGGGCCAGGCGGCGAAAACTGCCGTGGACGAATGCCTTCTCAGAGGCGGCGACGCGCAAGCTTACGCCTGAAGAACGCAGTGCCGTTGAAAATTATCTTGATAGCCTGAGCCAAATCCAGCGGGTACCCGGTCCAACGGGTGCCAGCGCAGCGCCTGTTTCCCTGACGCTGAATGCTGAAAGCAATAGCGTCATCATTCTGACCCACTCGATCACCCGCTACGGCATCACTACGGACGATCCCAATAAATGGCGCTACTACCTCGATTCCGTTGAGGTTCACCTGCCGCCTTTCTGGGAACAGTACATTAACGATGAAAACAACGTTGAACTGATCCACACCGACACGCTGCCGCTGGTTATCTCGCTGAATGGTCACTCCCTGCAAGAGTATATGCAGGAAGCACGCGGCTATGCGCTGCAGCCCACCACGTCCACACAGGCGTCGATTCGCGGTGAAGAAAGCGAGCAGATTGAACTGCTGAATATTCGTCAGGAGACGCATGAAGAGTACGCACTCAGCCGCCCGGCCGGTTTTCGCGAAGCGCTGCTGATAGTCGCCGCCTTCCTGTTGTTCTTTTTCTGTCTGGTCACGCCGGACGTCTTTGTGCCGTGGATGGTGGGCGGAGCCGTACTGTTGCTGGCGGCAGGATTGTGGGGCCTATTCGCTCCGCCGTCGAAAACGGCGCTGCGCGAAATTCACTGTCTGCGTGGAACGCCGCGCCGCTGGGGACTGTTTGGTGAAAATGACCAGGAGCAGATAAACAATATCTCGCTGGGGATTATCGACCTGGTTTATCCAACTCACTGGCAGCCTTACATTGCGCAGGATCTCGGTCAGCAAACGGATATTGATATTTATCTCGATCGCCACGTCGTGCGGCAGGGGCGATTTTTATCCCTGCATGACGAGGTGAGAAACTTCCCGCTGCAACACTGGGTGCGCAGCACGATTATCGCCGGTGGTTCACTGCTGGTGCTTGTCATGCTGCTGTTCTGGATCCCGCTCGATATGCCGATTAAGTTCACGCTGTCATGGATGAAGGGTGCGCAGACTATCGAAGCAACCAGCGTAAAACAGCTCGAACAATCAGGTGTGCGCGTCGGCGACACCCTGAACCTTCGCGGTACTGGCATGTGTAATATTCATGCGCAGGGCACCTGGAGCGCACAAACCAACTCACCGTTTATGCCGTTTGACTGCTCGCAAATCATCTGGAATGACGCCCCCGCGCTGCCGTTGCCGGAATCCGATCTGGTGAACAAAGCCACCGCGCTCTCGCAGGCCGTTAACCGTCAGTTGCATCCAAAGCCGGAAGATGACTCCCGCGTCAGTGCGGCCTTGCGTTCCGCCATTCAGAAGTCAGGCATGGTGTTGTTAGATGACTTTGGCGATATCGTCCTGAAAACCGCTGATTTGTGCGCAGCAGAAGATGAATGCGTGCGCCTCAAAAATGCGCTGGTCAACCTGGGAAACAGCAAAGACTGGAGCGCGCTGGTGAAACGAGCCAACGCAGGCAAACTGGACGGCGTTAACGTTCTGTTGCGTCCTGTCAGCGCAGAATCGCTCGACAACCTGGTCACCACCTCGACCGCGCCCTTTATTACCCGCGAAACGGCCCGCGCCGCCCAGTCGTTGAACAGCCCCGCCCCCGGTGGATTCCTGATCGTCAGCGATGAAGGCAGCGATCTGGTCGATCAACCCTGGCCGACCGTATCGCTGTATGACTACCCGGCGCAGGAGCAGTGGAGTGCCTTCCAGCGACTGGCGCAAATGCTGATGAACACGCCGTTTAGCGCCGAAGGGATTGTCACCAATATTTATACTGACGCCAATGGCACGCAGCATATCGGCCTGCATCGCATTCCCGATCGTTCCGGTTTGTGGCGTTACCTCGGCACCACACTGCTGATGCTGACGATGCTGGCCTGCGCACTCTATAATGGCGTACAGGCATTCCGCCGCTATCAGCGCCATCGCACCCGCCTGATGGAGATTCAGCAGTACTATGAAAGCTGCCTGAATCCGAAGCTCATCAGCTCTCCGGAAAGCCTCATCTGA
- a CDS encoding GMP/IMP nucleotidase codes for MHIDIAWQNVDTVLLDMDGTLLDLAFDNYFWQKLVPETYGAQNGISPQEAQERIRQEYHAVQHTLNWYCLDYWSDRLGLDICAMTTAMGPRAVLRDDTVPFLDALKACGKRRILLTNAHPHNLAVKLEHTGLASHLDLLLSTHTFGYPKEDQRLWRAVADETGMSAEKTLFIDDSEPILDAAAKFGIRYCLGVTNPDSGVAEKQYVRHPSLNDYRRLIPSLM; via the coding sequence ATGCATATTGATATTGCCTGGCAGAACGTGGATACCGTTCTGTTAGACATGGACGGCACGCTGCTCGACCTGGCGTTTGATAACTACTTCTGGCAAAAACTGGTGCCTGAAACCTATGGGGCACAGAACGGGATCTCGCCACAGGAAGCGCAGGAACGCATCCGTCAGGAATATCATGCCGTGCAGCATACGCTAAACTGGTACTGTCTTGATTACTGGAGCGACCGTCTGGGCCTGGATATCTGCGCGATGACCACCGCAATGGGGCCGCGTGCCGTGTTGCGTGATGATACAGTCCCCTTTTTAGATGCGCTGAAAGCCTGCGGTAAACGGCGGATTTTGTTGACTAACGCGCATCCGCATAATCTGGCCGTGAAGCTGGAGCATACCGGTCTGGCTTCACACCTTGATTTATTACTTTCTACCCACACATTTGGATATCCCAAAGAGGATCAGCGGTTATGGCGCGCCGTGGCGGATGAGACGGGAATGAGTGCAGAAAAAACGCTGTTTATTGACGATAGCGAACCCATTCTCGACGCTGCCGCGAAGTTTGGTATTCGTTATTGCCTCGGCGTGACTAACCCCGACTCTGGCGTTGCGGAAAAACAGTATGTGCGCCATCCGTCACTGAATGACTACCGTCGACTGATCCCCTCACTGATGTGA
- the hslR gene encoding ribosome-associated heat shock protein Hsp15, whose protein sequence is MKEKPSVEVRLDKWLWAARFYKTRALAREMVDGGKVHYNGQRSKPSKIVELNATLTLRQGNDERTVVIKAIAEQRRPASEAVTLYEETAESVAKREKMALARKLNALTMPHPDRRPDKKERRDLLRFKHGDSE, encoded by the coding sequence ATGAAAGAAAAGCCCTCTGTTGAGGTCAGACTGGATAAATGGCTGTGGGCTGCGCGGTTTTATAAAACCCGCGCGCTGGCCCGCGAAATGGTGGACGGCGGGAAAGTTCACTACAACGGACAGCGCAGTAAGCCGAGCAAGATAGTCGAACTGAACGCCACGTTAACGCTGCGTCAGGGCAATGACGAGCGAACGGTGGTGATCAAAGCGATCGCCGAGCAGCGTCGCCCGGCCAGCGAAGCCGTCACTCTGTATGAAGAGACAGCGGAAAGCGTAGCAAAACGCGAAAAAATGGCGCTGGCACGTAAGCTTAACGCCCTGACCATGCCGCACCCGGACAGACGACCGGACAAAAAAGAACGCCGCGACCTGTTACGTTTTAAACACGGCGACAGTGAGTAA
- a CDS encoding Hsp33 family molecular chaperone HslO, translating to MPQHDQLHRYLFENFAVRGELVTVSETLQQILENHTYPQPVKTVLAELLVATSLLTATLKFAGDITVQLQGDGPLSLAVINGNNNQQMRGVARVQGDIPEDADLKTLVGNGYLVITITPEEGERYQGVVGLEGDTLAACLENYFMRSEQLPTRLFIRTGEVDGKAAAGGMLLQVMPAQDAQADDFTHLATLTETIKSEELLTLPANEVLWRLYHEEEVTLYDPQNVEFKCTCSRERCAGALKTLPDEEVDSILAEEGEIDMHCDYCGSHYLFNAMDIAEIRNNASPADPQVH from the coding sequence ATGCCGCAACATGACCAATTACACCGCTATCTGTTTGAAAACTTTGCCGTGCGTGGCGAACTGGTAACCGTATCGGAAACCCTGCAACAGATCCTCGAAAACCATACGTATCCGCAGCCAGTGAAAACTGTGCTGGCTGAGTTGCTGGTCGCCACCAGCCTGCTCACGGCAACGCTGAAGTTCGCCGGTGACATTACCGTTCAGCTCCAGGGCGATGGTCCGTTGAGCCTTGCGGTGATCAACGGCAACAACAATCAGCAGATGCGCGGCGTAGCGCGCGTCCAGGGCGATATCCCGGAAGATGCAGACCTGAAAACCCTGGTCGGTAATGGTTATCTGGTGATTACCATTACGCCGGAAGAGGGCGAACGTTATCAGGGCGTTGTCGGACTGGAAGGCGATACGCTGGCGGCATGTCTGGAAAATTACTTCATGCGCTCTGAGCAGTTGCCGACCCGTCTGTTTATTCGCACTGGCGAAGTCGACGGGAAAGCCGCTGCGGGCGGGATGCTGCTGCAGGTAATGCCGGCGCAGGATGCGCAGGCGGATGACTTTACTCATCTGGCTACGCTGACTGAAACCATCAAGTCTGAAGAGTTGCTGACCCTGCCGGCCAACGAGGTGCTGTGGCGTCTGTATCACGAAGAAGAGGTCACCCTTTACGATCCGCAGAACGTTGAGTTCAAATGCACCTGCTCACGCGAGCGCTGTGCCGGCGCGCTAAAAACGCTGCCGGACGAAGAGGTAGACAGCATTCTGGCGGAAGAAGGCGAAATCGATATGCATTGCGACTACTGCGGGAGCCACTACCTGTTCAACGCCATGGATATTGCCGAGATCCGCAATAACGCCTCCCCTGCCGATCCGCAGGTTCACTGA
- the pckA gene encoding phosphoenolpyruvate carboxykinase (ATP), translating into MRVKRLTPQDLKAYGISDVQDIVYNPSYETLYQEELDPSLEGYERGVLTNLGAVAVDTGIFTGRSPKDKYIVRDDTTRDTLWWSDKGKGKNDNKPLSQETWQHLKGLVTKQLSGKRLFIVDAFCGANADTRLSVRFITEVAWQAHFVKNMFIRPSDDELEGFEPDFIVMNGAKCTNPQWKEQGLNSENFVAFNLTERIQLIGGTWYGGEMKKGMFSVMNYLLPLKGIASMHCSANVGEKGDVAVFFGLSGTGKTTLSTDPKRRLIGDDEHGWDDDGVFNFEGGCYAKTIKLSKEAEPEIYNAIRRDALLENVTVRDDGTIDFDDGSKTENTRVSYPIYHIENIVKPISKAGHATKVIFLTADAFGVLPPVSRLTANQTQYHFLSGFTAKLAGTERGVTEPTPTFSACFGAAFLSLHPTQYAEVLVKRMQAAGAQAYLVNTGWNGTGKRISIKDTRAIIDAILNGSLDDAETFNLPMFDLAIPTELPGVDTHILDPRNTYGSPEQWQEKATALAKLFIENFEKYTDTPAGEALVSAGPKL; encoded by the coding sequence ATGCGCGTGAAACGATTAACCCCGCAAGATCTCAAGGCTTATGGTATCAGCGACGTTCAGGATATCGTTTACAACCCAAGCTATGAAACCCTTTACCAGGAAGAGCTAGACCCAAGCCTGGAAGGTTACGAGCGCGGTGTGTTGACGAACCTGGGTGCCGTTGCAGTTGATACCGGTATTTTCACCGGACGTTCGCCGAAGGATAAGTACATTGTTCGTGATGATACCACGCGTGACACGCTGTGGTGGTCCGACAAAGGAAAAGGCAAGAACGACAACAAACCGCTGTCCCAGGAAACCTGGCAGCACCTGAAAGGGCTAGTGACCAAACAACTTTCCGGTAAACGTCTGTTTATCGTTGATGCTTTCTGTGGCGCAAACGCCGACACCCGCCTTTCTGTCCGCTTCATTACTGAAGTGGCGTGGCAGGCTCATTTCGTGAAGAACATGTTTATTCGCCCGAGCGATGACGAACTGGAAGGTTTTGAACCTGACTTTATCGTGATGAACGGCGCGAAATGCACAAACCCACAGTGGAAAGAGCAGGGTCTGAACTCTGAGAACTTTGTCGCCTTCAACCTGACCGAACGTATCCAGTTGATTGGTGGTACCTGGTACGGCGGCGAAATGAAGAAAGGCATGTTCTCGGTGATGAACTATCTGCTGCCGTTGAAGGGCATTGCATCGATGCACTGTTCCGCCAACGTGGGTGAGAAAGGCGACGTTGCCGTGTTCTTCGGTCTTTCCGGTACCGGAAAAACCACCCTCTCCACCGACCCGAAACGTCGTCTGATCGGCGATGACGAGCACGGTTGGGACGATGACGGCGTGTTCAACTTTGAAGGCGGCTGCTACGCTAAAACGATCAAGTTGTCGAAAGAAGCGGAACCGGAAATCTACAACGCTATCCGCCGTGATGCGCTGTTAGAAAACGTCACCGTTCGCGACGATGGGACTATCGATTTTGACGACGGTTCGAAAACCGAGAATACCCGCGTTTCCTATCCGATCTACCACATCGAAAACATCGTTAAGCCGATTTCCAAAGCCGGTCATGCCACGAAGGTGATCTTCCTGACCGCTGATGCCTTTGGCGTGCTGCCGCCGGTTTCTCGCCTGACAGCCAACCAGACGCAGTACCACTTCCTGTCTGGCTTCACGGCCAAACTGGCCGGTACTGAGCGCGGTGTCACCGAGCCGACGCCAACCTTCTCCGCCTGCTTTGGCGCGGCATTCCTGTCGCTGCACCCAACGCAGTATGCTGAAGTCCTGGTGAAACGCATGCAGGCCGCAGGCGCACAGGCTTACCTGGTCAACACCGGCTGGAACGGTACGGGCAAACGTATCTCCATCAAAGATACCCGCGCCATTATCGATGCCATCCTGAACGGTTCTCTGGACGATGCGGAAACCTTCAATCTGCCGATGTTTGATCTGGCGATCCCGACCGAGTTGCCGGGTGTGGATACCCATATCCTCGACCCGCGTAACACCTACGGGTCTCCTGAACAGTGGCAGGAAAAAGCCACCGCACTGGCGAAACTGTTCATCGAGAACTTCGAGAAATATACGGATACGCCAGCAGGTGAAGCGCTGGTAAGCGCCGGACCGAAGCTGTAA